Below is a window of bacterium DNA.
GATGCGATTTCAGAAGTTCGAATGCCCGGGAGATATGCGCTCTTTCAGTGCGCATATTACCAATAGCCAGACGGAGAGTGATCTTGTTGTGCAATTTCGTATGTGAGATGTACATTTCCCCCGTTTGATTCACCGCGTGCATAAGATTCTCATTCAGTTCATTGAGCTTTTCTTCGGGATAGCCGGAAGGTTTCGCCCGGAAGCATACAGTGGAAAAAGGAACGGGCGCCATCATTTCAAAATCATCGGAATCTTTGACCCATCCGGCAAACTCCTCTGCAAGCGCAATATGTTTTCTGAGTGTTTCCTGGATTCCTTCGACTCCATACATCCGGATCACCATCCAGAGTTTTAGCGCTCGAAATCGCCTTCCCAGTTGAAGTCCATAATTCATGAAGTCGTAAGTTCCCTCTTCCCCTGTTCTCAGATATTCAGCGACCAGGCTGAATGTGCGGCGAAGAACTTCCGGACGTTTTGTGTAGAAGGCCGTGCAGTCAAACGGTACGAACATCCATTTATGAGGATTCAGCAGAAAGGAGTCGGCTTCTTCGCATCCTTTTAATATCCACTGTTTTTCAGGAAGAATTGCAGCAGGTCCTGCGTACGCCGCATCCACGTGCAACCATACGTTCTGTTTCCTGCACACGTCCAGAATCTCCGGAACCGGGTCAACACTGGTGGTGGAAGTGGTGCCGACTGTCGCGACCACACAAACAGGA
It encodes the following:
- a CDS encoding pyridoxal-dependent decarboxylase — protein: MENYRKALQQLEDWMVDYWENGQRYPVLSQVKPGEIIEALPKDPPRTPEPFERVLEDFQKIILPGVTHWNHPNFYAYFAITGSPPGILGDMLSTALNINAMLWKTSPASTELEVVVLDWLRKMLGIPVPLFGIIMDTASIGTFCAMAAARESLDLKIREEGLAGRADLPRFRVYCSEQAHSSDDKAAIALGFGLRGLRKIPVDQEFRMRPDALDRAIEEDRSEGWRPVCVVATVGTTSTTSVDPVPEILDVCRKQNVWLHVDAAYAGPAAILPEKQWILKGCEEADSFLLNPHKWMFVPFDCTAFYTKRPEVLRRTFSLVAEYLRTGEEGTYDFMNYGLQLGRRFRALKLWMVIRMYGVEGIQETLRKHIALAEEFAGWVKDSDDFEMMAPVPFSTVCFRAKPSGYPEEKLNELNENLMHAVNQTGEMYISHTKLHNKITLRLAIGNMRTERAHISRAFELLKSHLGSLRR